The Candidatus Saccharimonadia bacterium genomic interval CAAAACGGATCGATGCGGCTGTATGCCATCGACCAGGGCTATCATCTTATCGGCATCGCGCTAGCCGGCGCCATTTTGGCTCACTAGAGCTCGCCAAGGTGCTCGCGCTTGATTTCTGACTCCCGTCGATTATGCTAGCAACAGATATGACAACTAGGAGTTACTGATATGATCATGCCCCGCCTCCTTGCCGGACTCGCCTCCTCCCTGTTCGTATTTGGGTCACTATTTTTCGCTAGTCCGCCGGTGCCCAATCGGGTCGATTTGGCCGGCGCGGTGACCACCCAAGCCGCTCACGTTCCCAGCGCCGGGAGCGTTCAGTCCGCCGCTACCGTCGGTCCTGATGCCACCACTGCGCCCACGCCGGCCACTTCGCCTGCGCCGGCCGTCGTGCTGCCCTCGTCGGGCCCCACTCCGGCCGCTCAGCCCCAGCCGTCGCCGCAGCCGCTGCCGGTCATTACACCCCAACCCACGCCCGAACCGACGCCCATCATCAAGCCCGTGCCCGGCGGCACCTGTGGCGGCTGCGGTTCCTGGACCGGTCCCGGCCCGCACCCGCTCGTAATGTGCCCCCTCATGACCGACCGCATGTGCCCCAACTAGCGCTATACTAGCGGCATGAAACTACAAGTTGAGTCCAATCACAAACGCCAAATTATCGACCTCACCGAGTCGGTGCAGGCGCTCATACCCTCAGCCGCATCCGGCGCCGTACTGGTGGCCGTGCAGCACACTACGGCCGCCGTCACGACCGCCGATCTCGATCCCGGCACCGATCTCGACCTGCTCGATTTTCTCGAACAGGTCACGCCCAGCGTTCGGTGGCGCCACCCGCATAATCCCAGTCACGCGCCCGACCACCTATTGGCCTCGGTGATTGGTCCGTCGGTGATTCTGCCGGTGCAGGAGGGGAGACTCGTGCTTGGCTCCTGGCAGCGCATCATCCTCATCGAGCTCGACGGCCCGCGCGAGCGGCAATTAACGGTGCAGCTCTTGGCAGAGTGAGCGTAACGCACGTATACTAGGCCCATGTCAAAGATTGGTGTTACCGAGGTAGAGCGCGTCGCTGCATTGGCGCGCATTGGTTTGACGGGCGAAGAGGCCGCCGCCATGGCGGTTGAGATCGGCCGCATCGTGGGCTTTGTGGAGCAACTACTGGCCGTAGACGTCGAGGGCGTGGCACCCACCGATCAAGTCACCGGCCTCGTCGATGTGTGGCGCGAAGACATCGTAAAACCCAGCCTGCCGCGCGACCAATTGCTGGCCAACGCGCCCGCCCAAAAAGACGGCTACATTGTCGTAAAGCGAGTGCTCAATGGCTAACCACACTGCCGATCTCACGCGTCCCATTGCAGGTCTCGCCGCCGACGTGCGCGCCGGCCGGATTTCGGCCGCCGAGCTGCTGGCCGCCAGCCTCGAGCGCATCGCTGCCACCGAAGATTACCACGCACTGCTTGAGCTCAACCCCGAAGCCGCCGCCGAAGCCGCCGAGGCCGATCGCCGCGCCCAGGCCGGCGAAAACCTGCCGCTAGCCGGTGTGCCATTCGTGGCCAAAGACAACTACCTCACCATCGGCACCCACACTACCGCCGCCAGCCGCATGCTCGAGCCGTTCCGCGCGCCCTACGAAGGCCCCGCCATGCAACGTCTGCGCGCCGCCGGCGCCGTGTTGGTAGCCAAGGCCAACCTCGACGCATTCGCGCACGGCACGTCCACCGAAAACTCCGACTTCGGCCCCACCAAAAACGCCCACGACCCGTCGCGCGTGCCCGGCGGTAGCTCCGGCGGCTCGGCCACAACCGTGGCGCTCGGCCAGGTCACCTTCGCCGTCGGCTCCGACACCGGCGGCTCGATCCGCCAGCCCGCCGCCCTCAGCGGCGTCGTGGGCCTCAAGCCCACCTACGGCCTCGTACCGCGCACGGGCGTGGTGGCCATGGCCAGCTCCACCGACGTGCTCGGCCCCATCACCCGCAGCGTGGCCGACGCTGCGCTCGTACTCGACGTGATGGCCGGCCGCGATGCCTCCGACGCCACCACCATCGACCGCGACCCCAAATCCTACGCCGTCACCACCGGCAGCCTGAAAGGCCTCAAAATCGGCCTCATCAAAGAATACCTCGGCGAGGGCCTCGACCCCGCCACCAAGCGTCACCTCCTGGAGCTCGTCCCCCAGCTCGAAGCCGCCGGCGCCACCATGGAAGAGGTGAGTGTGCCCGCCACCACCTTGGCCCTGGCTGCCTACTACATCCTCGTGCCAGCCGAAGTATCGTCGAATCTCGCCCGCTACGACGGCGTCAAATACGGCCACAGCTCGCCCCACGCCAAGGACCTTGAAGAAACCTACCGCCTCAGCCGTCAAGAGGGCTTCGGCCCCGAGGCCAAACGCCGCATCATGATCGGCACCTACGTGCTCTCGAGCGGCTACTACGACGCCTACTACAAGCGCGCGCAAAAGGTCCGCACCAAGCTCATCGAGCAGTTCGACCATGCTTTCGTCAAATACGACCTCCTGCTCGGCCCCACCTCGCCCAGCCCGGCCTTCCCGCTCGGCTCTAAAGCCAATGACCCGCTCGCGCTCTACCTCGAAGACGTCATGACCGTGGCCGTCAACCTCGTGGGCATTCCCGCCATTTCCATCCCCTTCGCCACTTCCGACAGCCTGCCCGTCGGATTGCAGATTATGGCTCCCCAAAGGGCCGAACACCAATTATTCGCCGCCGCCATCGCTACCGAAGCGCTCATCGGCGATTGGAGGAAACGCTAATGTTACCCTTTCTCGTTGTCGCCCTCGTCGGCGGTGTGGTGCTCTATGGTGTGGTCGAAAACGGCAGCCGCAAGGGCCGCAAGCGCTCCCGGCCCGTGGCCTCCTCGCGCGGCTACCGCGGTTTTGTCGATCCCACCGAAATCAAAACCCGCTGGGACACCATCATGGCCATCTCAAACACCGGCGCCAGCGGGCTCAAAAGCTCGCTCAACGAGGCCGACAAGCTCTTCGATCACGTCATGAAATCCCTCGGCTTTGCCGGCGACACGATGGGCGAGCGCCTCAAGCACGGCCGCAGCCGCTTCGCCGACCACGACGCCTACCAGGCCGTCTGGCGCGCCCACAAACTCCGCAACGCCCTCGCCCACGAAATCGGCTTCGACCTCGTGCCCAGCCAAGCCAAAGACGCCCTAGCCGACTTCGAACGCGGCCTGCGCGCCCTGGGGGCTCTGCGATGACCAAGCCGGAGCTTCAAGCTTTCATCGATCACCACGACTTGGCGGTCATCTCCACCCTGGCTGATCTAAACCAGCGACCTTGGAACATACAGGAGATGATATTCTCATGAATCGCGAAGCCCTGCTGTCAAAGCTCGAACAATACTTGGAGTCCGATGCCGATTTTCGGATCGTCTACAAATATGTTGAAAAACGCTTTAAAGACACTCCCAACTTGGTCGCCCACAATTGGGATCACGCCCGCCGCGATACCCTAAACGCCATTGTTATCGGCGAATCCGAGGACGCCGACATGAGCATCGTGCTGCCGGCCATGATCATGCATGATATTGGCTTCTTGTATGGCGCCAGCGGCCCCACTCATGGCACTATCGGCGCCCAAAAGCTTAAAGAATTCCTCAAAGATGCCGGCATCAGCCTTAGCCAGGACAAAATTACCCGCATTGCCAACTGCATCCGTACGCACAAGGGTAGCTTGCATAACGAAACGCCCACAACGCTCGAGGCCAAGGTCATTTCGGATGCCGATCTCTTGGACAAATTTGGCCCCATCGGTGTCTACCAGGGCATCCGGGTGTTCGTGGAGTTTAATTACGACATTGATAAAATCATCGAAAGTTTAGTTGGACGCCACAAAAAAGCCGTTTTCCAAACCCCCACCGGCGCAGCCCTAGCGCGCGGGCAAGAAGATTACCCCGCCAACTTTGGCCGCGCCCTGCAACAAGCCTATGAACCATACCGTGAGGACCTATCATGAACCCCGAACTCCGCGCCAAATACGAAACCGTCATCGGCATCGAATGCCATGTGCAGCTGGCCACCCGATCGAAGC includes:
- a CDS encoding secondary thiamine-phosphate synthase enzyme YjbQ; translation: MKLQVESNHKRQIIDLTESVQALIPSAASGAVLVAVQHTTAAVTTADLDPGTDLDLLDFLEQVTPSVRWRHPHNPSHAPDHLLASVIGPSVILPVQEGRLVLGSWQRIILIELDGPRERQLTVQLLAE
- the gatC gene encoding Asp-tRNA(Asn)/Glu-tRNA(Gln) amidotransferase subunit GatC, with the translated sequence MSKIGVTEVERVAALARIGLTGEEAAAMAVEIGRIVGFVEQLLAVDVEGVAPTDQVTGLVDVWREDIVKPSLPRDQLLANAPAQKDGYIVVKRVLNG
- the gatA gene encoding Asp-tRNA(Asn)/Glu-tRNA(Gln) amidotransferase subunit GatA; the encoded protein is MANHTADLTRPIAGLAADVRAGRISAAELLAASLERIAATEDYHALLELNPEAAAEAAEADRRAQAGENLPLAGVPFVAKDNYLTIGTHTTAASRMLEPFRAPYEGPAMQRLRAAGAVLVAKANLDAFAHGTSTENSDFGPTKNAHDPSRVPGGSSGGSATTVALGQVTFAVGSDTGGSIRQPAALSGVVGLKPTYGLVPRTGVVAMASSTDVLGPITRSVADAALVLDVMAGRDASDATTIDRDPKSYAVTTGSLKGLKIGLIKEYLGEGLDPATKRHLLELVPQLEAAGATMEEVSVPATTLALAAYYILVPAEVSSNLARYDGVKYGHSSPHAKDLEETYRLSRQEGFGPEAKRRIMIGTYVLSSGYYDAYYKRAQKVRTKLIEQFDHAFVKYDLLLGPTSPSPAFPLGSKANDPLALYLEDVMTVAVNLVGIPAISIPFATSDSLPVGLQIMAPQRAEHQLFAAAIATEALIGDWRKR
- a CDS encoding HD domain-containing protein, whose translation is MNREALLSKLEQYLESDADFRIVYKYVEKRFKDTPNLVAHNWDHARRDTLNAIVIGESEDADMSIVLPAMIMHDIGFLYGASGPTHGTIGAQKLKEFLKDAGISLSQDKITRIANCIRTHKGSLHNETPTTLEAKVISDADLLDKFGPIGVYQGIRVFVEFNYDIDKIIESLVGRHKKAVFQTPTGAALARGQEDYPANFGRALQQAYEPYREDLS